One window from the genome of Pseudomonas fluorescens encodes:
- a CDS encoding CheW domain-containing protein, which yields MNRPVKTTSRPQMALQSYLDGLLQEATEELPPPPSVIEALPEHVEAEGVLDEFQAAVLEEQARDARKSVVAAAVEAPFIKPQLAVMEALAPILAPVSTVAPLLQGLVTPVVEVHLPPSNPPPPVPGDDRPAWAAEPFECLLFDVAGLTLAVPLVCLGSIYSLAGQELTPLFGQPEWFLGILPSQAGNLKVLDTARWVMPDRYRDDFRQGLQYVISVQGYEWGLAVHQVSRSLRLDPNEIKWRSHRGQRPWLAGTVIEHMCALLDVAELAELIASGGAKHLGGSKKPVQKPK from the coding sequence ATGAACCGCCCAGTAAAGACAACCTCGCGTCCGCAAATGGCCCTGCAGTCCTATCTGGATGGGCTGTTGCAGGAAGCGACCGAAGAACTGCCACCGCCGCCAAGCGTGATCGAGGCGTTGCCCGAACACGTCGAAGCCGAGGGTGTGCTGGATGAATTTCAAGCGGCCGTGCTCGAAGAGCAGGCCCGTGACGCACGGAAATCAGTGGTGGCCGCGGCGGTCGAAGCACCGTTCATCAAGCCACAGCTGGCGGTAATGGAGGCACTTGCTCCGATTCTGGCGCCGGTCTCGACCGTTGCCCCGTTGCTGCAGGGGTTGGTGACGCCAGTGGTGGAAGTCCACTTGCCACCGAGCAACCCACCGCCACCGGTGCCGGGCGACGACCGTCCGGCCTGGGCTGCCGAGCCGTTCGAGTGTTTGTTGTTCGATGTGGCCGGGTTGACCCTGGCGGTGCCGCTGGTTTGCCTGGGATCGATTTACTCCCTGGCCGGGCAGGAGCTGACGCCGTTGTTCGGCCAGCCGGAATGGTTTCTCGGGATCCTGCCGAGCCAGGCGGGCAACCTGAAGGTACTGGATACGGCGCGCTGGGTGATGCCGGACCGTTATCGCGATGATTTTCGCCAGGGCCTGCAATACGTGATTTCGGTGCAAGGTTACGAGTGGGGATTGGCGGTGCACCAGGTCAGCCGTTCGCTGCGCCTGGATCCGAACGAGATCAAGTGGCGCAGCCATCGAGGGCAACGGCCATGGCTGGCCGGTACGGTGATCGAGCACATGTGCGCCTTGCTGGACGTTGCCGAGCTGGCGGAGTTGATCGCCAGCGGCGGGGCAAAACACCTGGGTGGCAGCAAGAAGCCGGTCCAGAAACCGAAATAA
- a CDS encoding ParA family protein, with protein MRVWAVANQKGGVGKTTSSIALAGLLAEAGKRVVIVDLDPHGSMTSYFGYDPDSLEHSNFDLFLHKGVVPEGLPGQLLLSTSDERISLLPSSTALATLERQSPGQSGLGLVIAKSLAQLWQDFDYAIIDSPPLLGLLMVNALAASQQLVIPVQTEHLAVKGLERMVNTLAMVNRSRKQTLAFNIVPTLFDRRTQASLGTLRVLRDKYPDDIWQGYIPVDTRLRDASRAGVTPSQFDGKSRGVLAYRALLKHLLAQQLVPQQVA; from the coding sequence ATGAGAGTCTGGGCAGTCGCCAATCAAAAAGGTGGTGTGGGCAAGACCACATCTTCCATCGCTTTAGCCGGGTTGCTGGCCGAGGCGGGCAAGCGCGTGGTCATCGTCGATCTGGACCCCCATGGCTCGATGACCAGCTATTTCGGTTACGATCCCGACAGCCTGGAGCACAGCAACTTCGACCTGTTCCTGCACAAAGGCGTCGTGCCCGAGGGCTTGCCGGGGCAATTGTTGTTGTCCACCAGCGACGAGCGGATTTCCCTGTTGCCGTCGAGCACCGCCCTGGCCACCCTGGAGCGACAATCGCCCGGGCAGAGCGGTCTGGGCCTGGTGATCGCCAAGAGTCTGGCGCAGCTTTGGCAGGATTTCGACTACGCGATCATCGACAGCCCGCCGTTGCTGGGGTTGCTGATGGTCAATGCCCTGGCCGCCAGTCAGCAATTGGTGATCCCCGTGCAGACCGAGCATTTGGCCGTCAAGGGGTTGGAACGCATGGTCAATACACTGGCAATGGTCAACCGCTCGCGCAAGCAGACGCTGGCCTTCAACATCGTGCCGACGCTGTTCGACCGTCGCACCCAGGCGTCCCTGGGAACCCTGCGGGTGTTGCGGGACAAGTACCCGGATGACATCTGGCAGGGTTATATCCCTGTCGACACCCGGCTGCGGGATGCCAGCCGGGCCGGAGTGACCCCTTCGCAATTCGATGGCAAGAGCCGTGGCGTGCTGGCTTACCGAGCGCTGCTCAAGCATCTGCTGGCCCAACAGCTTGTTCCGCAGCAGGTGGCTTAA
- the motD gene encoding flagellar motor protein MotD has translation MARRRHREEHVNHERWLVSYADFITLLFAFFVVMYSISSVNEGKYKVISEALIGVFTDSDRALKPIPIGEERPKTTTPAKPLVKDSEQVDAGIAGSSDPLKSIADDISAAFGDLISSNQMTVRGNELWVEIELNSSLLFGSGDAMPSDMAFNIIDKVAAILKPFDNPIHVEGFTDDQPIRTAQYPTNWELSSARSASIVRMLAMQGVNPGRLASVGYGEFQPVANNATAEGRARNRRVVLVVSRNLDVRRSLTGTGTANATPDAALKRAGTQTAPAPVKSPGRQSAVNSPSPAL, from the coding sequence ATGGCACGTCGCAGGCATCGTGAAGAGCACGTCAACCATGAACGCTGGCTGGTTTCCTACGCCGACTTCATCACGCTGCTGTTCGCTTTTTTCGTGGTCATGTATTCGATTTCATCGGTCAACGAAGGCAAGTACAAAGTCATTTCCGAGGCGTTGATCGGGGTCTTCACCGATTCCGACCGAGCCCTCAAGCCCATCCCCATCGGCGAGGAGCGGCCCAAGACCACCACCCCGGCCAAACCCTTGGTCAAGGACAGCGAGCAGGTCGATGCCGGTATCGCCGGCAGCAGCGATCCGTTGAAAAGCATCGCCGACGATATCAGCGCGGCGTTCGGTGACCTGATCAGCTCCAACCAGATGACCGTGCGTGGCAACGAGCTGTGGGTCGAGATCGAACTCAATTCCAGCCTGTTGTTCGGCAGCGGCGATGCCATGCCCAGCGACATGGCGTTCAACATCATCGATAAGGTCGCGGCGATCCTCAAGCCCTTCGACAATCCGATCCATGTCGAAGGCTTCACGGACGACCAGCCGATCCGTACCGCGCAATACCCGACCAACTGGGAACTGTCCTCGGCCCGTTCGGCGAGCATCGTGCGCATGCTGGCGATGCAGGGCGTGAACCCCGGTCGCCTGGCCTCGGTGGGCTACGGTGAGTTCCAGCCAGTGGCCAACAACGCCACGGCCGAGGGGCGTGCGCGCAACCGGCGGGTGGTGCTGGTGGTGTCGCGTAATCTCGATGTACGTCGTAGCCTGACCGGTACCGGTACGGCCAATGCAACCCCGGATGCGGCATTGAAGCGGGCTGGCACACAAACTGCACCGGCTCCGGTCAAGTCGCCGGGAAGACAGAGTGCCGTCAATTCTCCGTCACCCGCTTTATAA
- a CDS encoding flagellar motor protein yields the protein MDVLSLIGIIMAFVAIIGGNYLEGGHLGALANGPAALIVLGGTIGAALLQSPMSAFKRAMQVLIWILFPPRVDLAGGIDRVVNWSLTARKEGLLGLEGVADAEPDSYSRKGLQLLVDGAEPEAIRSILEVDFYTQESRDIEAAKVFESMGGYAPTIGIIGAVMGLIHVMGNLADPSQLGSGIAVAFVATIYGVASANLVLLPIAAKLKSIALRQSRYREMLLEGILSIAEGENPRSIELKLQGFMD from the coding sequence ATGGATGTGCTCAGCCTGATTGGCATCATCATGGCGTTCGTCGCCATCATTGGCGGCAATTATCTGGAAGGCGGTCATCTGGGCGCGTTGGCCAACGGCCCGGCGGCGTTGATCGTGCTCGGTGGCACCATTGGCGCGGCGCTGTTGCAGTCGCCCATGAGCGCTTTCAAGCGGGCCATGCAGGTGCTGATCTGGATTCTGTTCCCGCCTCGCGTCGACCTGGCCGGTGGCATCGACCGCGTGGTGAACTGGAGCCTGACCGCTCGCAAGGAAGGCCTGCTGGGCCTGGAAGGAGTGGCCGACGCCGAACCCGACAGCTACTCACGCAAAGGCCTGCAATTGCTGGTGGACGGCGCCGAGCCGGAAGCCATTCGCAGCATCCTGGAAGTGGATTTCTACACTCAGGAAAGCCGCGACATCGAAGCGGCCAAAGTATTCGAAAGCATGGGCGGCTACGCGCCGACCATCGGCATCATCGGTGCGGTGATGGGCCTTATCCACGTAATGGGCAACCTGGCTGATCCATCGCAGCTGGGCAGTGGTATCGCCGTGGCGTTCGTCGCCACGATCTACGGCGTGGCCAGTGCCAACCTGGTGTTGTTGCCGATCGCGGCCAAACTCAAGTCCATCGCGTTGCGCCAGTCGCGCTATCGCGAAATGCTGCTGGAAGGGATCCTGTCGATCGCCGAAGGTGAAAACCCGCGCTCCATTGAGTTGAAGCTCCAGGGCTTCATGGACTGA
- a CDS encoding protein-glutamate methylesterase/protein-glutamine glutaminase: MVVKVLVVDDSGFFRRRVSEILSADTSIQVVGTATNGKEAIDQALALKPDVITMDYEMPMMDGITAVRHIMQRCPTPVLMFSSLTHEGARVTLDALDAGAVDFLPKNFEDISRNPDKVRQLLCEKVHSISRSNRRVGAYSAPAPAPVAAPSPAPAPTASSSFNPAPVRSAPAPAPTRSAPASATSPAPKRKAYKLVAIGTSTGGPVALQRVLTQLPANFPAPIVLIQHMPAAFTKAFAERLDKLCNINVKEAEDGDILRPGLALLAPGGKQMMIDGRGAVKILPGDERLNYKPCVDITFGSAAKSYGDKVLAVVLTGMGADGREGARLLKQGGSAIWAQDEASCVIYGMPMAIVKADLADAVYGLDDIGRHLVEACL, from the coding sequence ATGGTAGTTAAAGTCCTGGTGGTGGACGATTCGGGTTTTTTCCGTCGCCGCGTCTCGGAAATTCTTTCGGCGGACACGAGTATTCAGGTCGTCGGTACCGCGACTAATGGCAAAGAGGCGATCGATCAGGCCCTGGCACTCAAGCCGGACGTGATTACCATGGACTACGAGATGCCGATGATGGATGGCATCACGGCCGTGCGGCATATCATGCAGCGCTGCCCGACCCCGGTCTTGATGTTCTCGTCCCTGACTCACGAAGGCGCCCGGGTAACCCTCGATGCGCTGGACGCCGGGGCGGTGGATTTCCTGCCGAAGAATTTCGAAGACATTTCGCGCAACCCCGACAAAGTCCGGCAGTTGCTGTGCGAAAAGGTCCATAGCATTTCCCGCAGCAATCGTCGTGTCGGTGCCTACAGCGCACCGGCGCCAGCCCCGGTTGCGGCGCCAAGCCCTGCGCCAGCGCCGACGGCATCGAGCAGCTTCAATCCGGCCCCGGTACGCAGCGCCCCGGCACCCGCGCCGACGCGTTCGGCACCTGCCAGTGCAACGTCGCCGGCACCCAAGCGCAAAGCCTACAAGCTGGTGGCGATCGGTACGTCCACGGGCGGCCCGGTGGCACTGCAACGGGTCCTGACCCAATTGCCGGCCAACTTCCCGGCGCCCATCGTGCTGATCCAGCACATGCCGGCGGCGTTCACCAAGGCGTTTGCCGAGCGTCTGGACAAGCTGTGCAACATCAACGTCAAGGAAGCCGAGGATGGTGACATCCTGCGTCCGGGCCTGGCATTGCTGGCGCCGGGTGGCAAACAGATGATGATCGACGGCCGTGGTGCGGTGAAGATCCTGCCGGGCGATGAGCGCCTGAACTACAAGCCTTGCGTGGACATTACCTTCGGTTCCGCGGCCAAGTCCTACGGTGACAAAGTTCTGGCGGTGGTGCTCACCGGCATGGGCGCCGACGGTCGCGAAGGCGCACGGTTGCTCAAGCAGGGCGGCAGTGCGATCTGGGCCCAGGACGAAGCCAGTTGCGTGATCTACGGCATGCCGATGGCTATCGTCAAAGCCGATCTTGCCGACGCGGTGTACGGGTTGGACGACATCGGTAGACACCTGGTCGAGGCCTGCCTGTAA
- a CDS encoding chemotaxis protein CheA, whose product MSFGADEEILQDFLVEAGEILEQLSEQLVELESRPDDADLLNAIFRGFHTVKGGAGFLQLNELVECCHIAENVFDILRKGERRVDSELMDVVLEALDAVNSMFSEVRERSPITPATPELLAALARLAEPQSADEAAPVAEAVVEEPVAEESGDITDNEFEQLLDSLNTVKAEAEAPAAQVAPAAQAAGAASDEITDAEFESLLDQLHGKGQFAPDAVVPPTAPVAAKAAGDSSDITDDEFEALLDQLHGKGTFAVDALDSAIASAPTPAKPAAAAAGSDLISDHEFESLLDELHGKGKFSEVGTASAAPAATAAAPAAKAAPKPAAKAPEPKAEPAKPAAAAAAAPARAPAAAPAEKPASEAETTVRVDTARLDEIMNMVGELVLVRNRLVRLGLNSQDEAMSKAVSNLDVVTADLQTAVMKTRMQPIKKVFGRFPRLVRDLARQLKKEINLELVGEETDLDKNLVEALADPLVHLVRNAVDHGIESPEEREASGKVRSGKVILAAEQEGDHILLSISDDGKGMDPNVLRSIAVKRGVMDKDAADRLSDTECYNLIFAPGFSTKTEISDVSGRGVGMDVVKTKISQLNGSINIYSTKGQGSKIVIKVPLTLAIMPTLMVMLGNQAFAFPLVNVNEIFHLDLSRTNVVDGQEVVIVRDKALPLFYLKRWLVSSAAHVEQGEGHVVILSVGTQRIGFVVDQLVGQEEVVIKPLGKMLQGTPGMSGATITGDGRIALILDVPSMLKRYAARRI is encoded by the coding sequence ATGAGCTTCGGCGCCGATGAAGAGATCCTTCAGGATTTCCTGGTTGAGGCCGGCGAGATTCTAGAGCAACTGTCTGAGCAACTGGTCGAGCTGGAAAGTCGACCCGATGATGCAGACTTGCTCAATGCAATTTTTCGCGGTTTCCACACTGTAAAAGGAGGCGCCGGCTTCCTCCAGCTCAACGAGCTGGTGGAGTGCTGTCACATTGCCGAGAACGTGTTCGACATCCTGCGCAAGGGTGAGCGTCGCGTTGACTCGGAATTGATGGACGTGGTGCTCGAAGCGCTGGATGCGGTCAACAGCATGTTCAGCGAAGTGCGCGAGCGCTCGCCGATCACCCCTGCCACCCCTGAGTTGCTCGCCGCGCTGGCACGCCTGGCCGAGCCGCAATCGGCTGACGAAGCGGCGCCGGTTGCCGAAGCGGTGGTTGAAGAGCCGGTCGCCGAAGAATCGGGCGACATCACCGATAACGAATTCGAACAACTGCTGGACTCCCTGAATACCGTCAAGGCCGAGGCCGAGGCGCCGGCTGCTCAGGTCGCACCTGCTGCACAAGCCGCCGGGGCTGCCAGCGATGAAATCACCGATGCCGAGTTCGAGTCGCTGCTCGACCAGCTTCACGGCAAGGGCCAGTTCGCGCCGGATGCGGTCGTCCCGCCGACGGCACCGGTCGCCGCGAAAGCGGCGGGCGACAGCTCCGACATCACCGACGACGAATTCGAAGCGTTGCTCGACCAGCTGCACGGCAAGGGCACCTTTGCCGTTGACGCACTGGATTCGGCCATCGCTTCGGCGCCGACCCCGGCCAAGCCTGCCGCCGCTGCCGCTGGCAGCGATCTGATCAGCGACCACGAATTCGAATCGCTGCTCGATGAGCTGCATGGCAAGGGCAAGTTCAGCGAAGTCGGTACGGCGTCTGCCGCGCCTGCCGCCACCGCGGCGGCACCGGCGGCCAAGGCTGCGCCCAAACCCGCTGCCAAGGCACCGGAACCCAAGGCCGAGCCCGCCAAGCCTGCCGCTGCCGCCGCCGCGGCGCCAGCCCGGGCTCCGGCGGCTGCGCCAGCGGAAAAACCGGCCAGCGAAGCCGAGACCACCGTTCGGGTCGACACCGCACGTCTGGACGAGATCATGAACATGGTCGGCGAACTGGTACTGGTGCGTAACCGTCTGGTGCGCCTGGGCCTCAACAGCCAGGACGAAGCCATGTCCAAGGCCGTGTCGAACCTCGACGTGGTCACGGCCGACTTGCAGACCGCGGTCATGAAGACCCGGATGCAGCCGATCAAGAAAGTCTTCGGGCGCTTCCCGCGCCTGGTTCGCGACCTGGCTCGCCAGCTCAAGAAAGAAATCAACCTGGAACTGGTGGGTGAAGAGACCGACCTCGACAAGAACCTTGTCGAGGCCCTGGCCGACCCGCTGGTCCACTTGGTGCGCAACGCGGTCGACCACGGCATCGAGTCGCCGGAAGAACGCGAAGCCTCGGGCAAGGTCCGCAGCGGCAAGGTAATCCTGGCCGCCGAGCAGGAAGGCGACCATATCCTGCTGTCGATCTCCGATGACGGCAAAGGCATGGACCCGAACGTGCTGCGTTCCATCGCGGTGAAACGCGGTGTAATGGACAAGGATGCCGCCGACCGCCTGAGCGACACCGAGTGCTACAACCTGATCTTCGCCCCGGGTTTCTCGACCAAGACCGAGATTTCCGACGTGTCGGGCCGTGGCGTGGGCATGGACGTGGTGAAAACCAAGATTTCCCAGCTCAACGGTTCGATCAACATCTACTCGACCAAGGGCCAGGGCTCGAAGATCGTCATCAAGGTCCCGTTGACCTTGGCGATCATGCCGACCTTGATGGTGATGCTGGGCAACCAGGCCTTCGCCTTCCCGCTGGTCAACGTCAACGAGATCTTCCACCTCGACCTGTCGCGCACCAACGTGGTGGACGGCCAGGAAGTGGTGATCGTACGGGACAAGGCATTGCCGCTGTTCTACCTCAAGCGCTGGCTGGTCAGCTCCGCGGCTCATGTGGAGCAGGGCGAGGGCCATGTGGTGATCCTTTCGGTGGGCACCCAGCGGATCGGCTTCGTCGTCGACCAGTTGGTGGGCCAGGAAGAAGTGGTCATCAAGCCGTTGGGCAAGATGCTCCAAGGCACCCCGGGCATGTCCGGCGCCACCATCACCGGCGACGGCCGCATCGCGTTGATTCTCGATGTGCCAAGCATGCTCAAGCGTTACGCCGCCCGGCGTATTTGA
- a CDS encoding protein phosphatase CheZ yields the protein MDNESSMGDFESTLKKHARELVDSLEKGRFGDAVQMIHELNQTRDRGLYQEVGKLTRELHSAIVNFQIDPHMPQAEEVSQITDATERLGYVVKLTEAAANRTMDLVESATPLVNGLSEEAQALSTDWGRFMRREVGAEEFRELARRVDGFLTRSSTENRAVASNLNDILLAQDYQDLTGQVIKRVTQLVTEVESNLLKLVLMASQVDRFAGIEHDREAMLAEKDPQKHLSQGEGPQIHADKREDVMSGQDDVDDLLSSLGF from the coding sequence ATGGACAACGAATCTTCAATGGGCGATTTCGAATCGACCCTGAAAAAACATGCCCGCGAACTGGTCGACAGCCTTGAAAAAGGTCGCTTTGGCGATGCGGTTCAAATGATCCATGAGCTCAACCAGACCCGTGACCGCGGTCTGTATCAGGAAGTGGGCAAGCTCACGCGTGAACTGCACAGCGCGATTGTCAATTTCCAGATCGACCCGCACATGCCGCAGGCCGAGGAAGTCTCGCAGATCACCGACGCCACCGAGCGCCTGGGGTATGTGGTCAAACTGACCGAAGCCGCGGCCAACCGCACCATGGATCTGGTGGAAAGCGCAACGCCGCTGGTCAATGGCCTGAGCGAAGAGGCCCAGGCCTTGAGCACCGACTGGGGCCGGTTCATGCGTCGTGAAGTCGGTGCTGAAGAGTTTCGGGAGCTGGCCCGCCGGGTCGACGGTTTCCTGACGCGCAGCAGCACCGAGAACCGCGCCGTGGCAAGCAACCTCAACGACATTCTGCTGGCCCAGGACTATCAAGACCTGACCGGCCAGGTAATCAAGCGTGTGACCCAGTTGGTCACCGAAGTGGAAAGCAACCTGCTCAAACTGGTGTTGATGGCCAGCCAGGTCGACCGCTTTGCAGGCATCGAACACGACCGTGAAGCGATGCTTGCTGAAAAAGATCCACAAAAACATCTCTCTCAGGGTGAAGGTCCGCAAATTCATGCCGATAAAAGAGAAGACGTTATGTCCGGTCAGGACGATGTGGACGATTTGCTGTCCAGCCTTGGATTCTGA
- a CDS encoding chemotaxis response regulator CheY, protein MKILIVDDFSTMRRIIKNLLRDLGFTNTAEADDGTTALPMLHSGNFDFLVTDWNMPGMTGIDLLRQVRADEKLKHLPVLMVTAEAKREQIIEAAQAGVNGYVVKPFTAQALKEKIEKIFERIG, encoded by the coding sequence ATGAAAATCCTCATCGTTGATGACTTCTCAACGATGCGGCGGATCATTAAAAACCTGTTGCGTGACCTTGGGTTCACCAACACGGCCGAAGCAGATGACGGGACCACTGCGCTCCCGATGTTGCACAGTGGCAACTTCGATTTTCTGGTCACCGACTGGAACATGCCAGGCATGACCGGTATCGACCTGCTGCGCCAGGTGCGTGCCGACGAAAAACTCAAGCATCTCCCGGTGTTGATGGTCACTGCCGAAGCCAAGCGCGAGCAGATCATCGAAGCGGCCCAGGCCGGTGTAAACGGCTATGTGGTCAAACCCTTCACGGCCCAGGCGTTGAAAGAGAAGATCGAAAAAATCTTCGAACGCATCGGTTAA
- the fliA gene encoding RNA polymerase sigma factor FliA, which translates to MTASGYNHLYKKSARDAQYELIERYAPLVKRIAYHLLARLPASVQVEDLIQAGMIGLLEVSNKYDASKGASFETYAGIRIRGAMLDEVRKGDWAPRSVHRNTRMVSDAIRAIEAKTGRDAKDHEVAAELQLSLDDYYGILNDTLGSRLFSFDDLLQDGEHEGLHEDNASAHMEPSRDLEDERFQSALADAIANLPERERLVLALYYDEELNLKEIGEVLGVSESRVSQLHSQCAARLRGRLGEWRAR; encoded by the coding sequence ATGACAGCCAGCGGTTACAACCATCTCTACAAAAAATCGGCACGGGACGCCCAATACGAATTGATCGAGCGTTATGCGCCACTGGTCAAGCGTATTGCCTACCACTTGCTGGCGCGGTTGCCGGCCAGTGTCCAGGTCGAGGACTTGATCCAGGCCGGCATGATCGGCCTGCTTGAAGTGTCGAACAAATACGACGCCAGCAAAGGTGCCAGTTTCGAGACCTATGCCGGTATCCGCATTCGCGGGGCGATGCTCGATGAGGTCCGCAAGGGCGATTGGGCGCCGCGTTCGGTGCACCGCAATACCCGCATGGTCAGTGACGCGATTCGGGCAATTGAAGCTAAAACCGGGCGTGACGCTAAAGATCACGAAGTTGCGGCCGAACTCCAGTTGAGTCTCGACGATTATTACGGGATTTTGAACGATACCTTGGGCAGCCGCCTGTTCAGTTTCGACGACCTGTTGCAGGACGGCGAACACGAAGGGCTGCACGAGGATAACGCGAGTGCTCACATGGAGCCGTCGCGTGACCTGGAAGATGAACGTTTCCAGAGTGCGCTGGCGGATGCGATTGCCAATTTGCCGGAGCGTGAGCGGCTGGTCTTGGCGCTGTACTACGACGAAGAGCTGAACCTCAAGGAAATCGGTGAGGTCCTGGGGGTCAGCGAATCGCGGGTCAGCCAGTTACACAGCCAGTGCGCGGCCCGTTTGCGGGGGCGTTTGGGGGAGTGGCGAGCGCGTTGA
- the fleN gene encoding flagellar synthesis regulator FleN translates to MGSMHPVQVIAVTGGKGGVGKTNVSVNLSLALAELGRRVMLLDADLGLANVDVLLGLTPKRTLADVIEGRCELRDVLLQGPGGIRIVPAASGTQSMVHLTPAQHAGLIQAFSDIGDNLDVLVIDTAAGIGDSVVSFVRAAQEVLLVVCDEPTSITDAYALIKLLNRDYGMNRFRVLANMAQSPQEGRNLFAKLTKVTDRFLDVALQYVGAVPYDESVRKAVQKQRAVYEAFPRSKCALAFKAIAQKVDTWPLPANPRGHLEFFVERLVQQTAGPVL, encoded by the coding sequence ATGGGCAGCATGCATCCCGTACAGGTGATCGCGGTGACCGGCGGCAAAGGTGGCGTCGGGAAGACTAACGTGTCAGTGAACTTGTCCCTGGCTCTGGCAGAGCTTGGCCGACGGGTCATGCTGCTGGACGCCGACCTGGGCCTGGCGAACGTCGACGTGCTGCTGGGGCTTACCCCCAAACGCACCCTGGCGGACGTGATCGAGGGCCGTTGCGAACTGCGCGACGTGCTGTTGCAGGGACCTGGCGGGATTCGCATCGTGCCGGCTGCCTCCGGCACCCAGAGCATGGTTCACCTGACCCCGGCCCAGCACGCGGGCCTGATCCAGGCCTTCAGCGACATCGGCGACAACCTCGATGTGCTGGTGATCGACACCGCGGCCGGCATCGGCGACTCGGTCGTCAGTTTCGTCCGCGCCGCCCAGGAAGTGCTGCTGGTGGTCTGCGACGAACCGACGTCCATCACCGATGCCTACGCCCTGATCAAACTGCTGAACCGCGACTATGGCATGAACCGCTTCCGCGTCCTGGCCAATATGGCCCAGAGCCCGCAGGAAGGGCGCAACCTGTTCGCCAAGTTGACCAAGGTCACCGATCGCTTCCTGGACGTCGCCCTACAATACGTCGGCGCCGTGCCGTACGACGAAAGCGTACGCAAGGCCGTCCAGAAGCAACGCGCCGTTTATGAAGCTTTTCCACGTTCCAAATGCGCGCTGGCGTTCAAGGCGATCGCCCAGAAGGTCGATACCTGGCCACTGCCGGCCAACCCCCGCGGGCATCTGGAATTTTTCGTCGAGCGTCTTGTGCAACAAACAGCAGGGCCCGTGCTATGA